A part of Aegilops tauschii subsp. strangulata cultivar AL8/78 chromosome 2, Aet v6.0, whole genome shotgun sequence genomic DNA contains:
- the LOC109752969 gene encoding uncharacterized protein, which translates to MGRGGAEKPSEEEVVELEVKLPTGWERRLDLPSDKTFLTPHRQQATRDGHQDLNLPPTASTADVVTTTSAFYTLNMVREALERAAAARSTTSPDMSSSLLASTSSSPSSLGKRSRSPPSSTTPSAANPTIRTCVCPSCFTHELIAEVEPWCPRCGPKVPPLPNTPAAHNSGKKPRIDLNAEADETE; encoded by the exons ATGGGTAGGGGCGGCGCCGAGAAGCCATCGGAGGAAGAGGTCGTCGAGCTAGAGGTAAAGCTGCCTACCGGCTGGGAGAGACGGCTCGACTTGCCA TCTGACAAGACGTTCTTGACTCCTCATCGCCAGCAGGCCACCCGAGACGGCCACCAGGACCTCAACCTGCCTCCCACGGCATCCACCGCCGATGTCGTCACCACCACCTCCGCGTTCTACACACTCAACATGGTCCGCGAAGCACTagagcgcgccgccgccgcgcgttCCACCACCTCACCGGATATGTCGTCCTCCTTGTTGGCATCCACCTCATCCTCGCCCTCCTCCCTGGGAAAGCGTAGCCGCTCGCCGCCTTCAAGCACAACGCCATCAGCTGCAAACCCGACCATCCGCACGTGCGTGTGCCCGTCCTGCTTCACGCATGAGCTCATCGCCGAGGTTGAACCCTGGTGCCCGCGGTGCGGACCAAAGGTGCCGCCGCTCCCCAATACGCCCGCCGCCCACAACAGCGGGAAGAAGCCCAGGATTGACCTAAATGCTGAAGCCGATGAGACCGAATGA